The Dioscorea cayenensis subsp. rotundata cultivar TDr96_F1 chromosome 16, TDr96_F1_v2_PseudoChromosome.rev07_lg8_w22 25.fasta, whole genome shotgun sequence sequence TATCTCGATATGGTACATGGATTTGCAGTATTATGGGGTTAATATGTTTATTTGgagtttgtttttttactttttgcatGTAATTGGTTCATTGcattattatgatttatgattttgattattattatttgctttttctctgatatttatttaataaaatctatagtaatataatatttttttaagattactCTTAAAGAATGTTaatagtattaaatatttttttgtaaagttTATGTGGTTGCCAAGTGTATATAGAATAATCATACGATTAAAAGGAGAGCTTCTTTTTTATGAAAGAGTAGCCATGCATGTGTATGCATTGATGAGCGCACGTGATTTGCGAACTGTTTGTTTAGTATGTTAAGGATGTTGTGAGGGTTGGTTTATTTGTGTGTGAgcctttttctttaatttggaaatcttgtttgaaaattatatatatatatatatatatatatgcataaatattTCTAAACGTATAATTTGAATCtttaatattttggaaaaaggtggataaaccacattcatatCCTTAATCGTGTTtctattgttttgtttgtgtgcatataaatatgaattgattatttgattatgGTGTTGAATATAGATTCAATTTtgcctataaaaaaaaaataaaaaattgggcGACCTATTTTCACATGcaaaacataaatacaaaaaattgatttataaaatataaaatttgtttaaaactttgGTTTAATTTTCTGCGACACTTAAAACACAATCTAAGTGATAAAAtaggagttaaaaaaaaaaaagaaaaagtaactgtgacaaatacattaaaattttcaaacttgTGTGTTGTATAATAAGTTTCTTTCCTCAATCaacaaatcatatattttaaactctGTTTTGTATGTCAAACCAAATGGATTATTAAAAAGCCGAATGGTGATCtctaagttaattaattaacgTGCCGGCCttcgagatatatatatatatatatatatatatatataaccatgcAAATTAAGTCTTCAAATAGGTACCtcacttacatatatatatatatatatatatattaatatataagtttCTGAAACCCTAATCTCTCTGCACACTTACCATCAGCCTACCTAAACcatgaactatatatatttacaaacatCATCAATGCAAGTATGCAAATGCTAGGAAGCAAAAGAATAAGCAAAAAGAAACTGAACGGTTTGCTGCTCTCCTCCATCTCTGAGACTGCAAACCTGATCAAGATGCATCAAGAACATCAAACAATTGCTGAGGCCGATGTCGTTCATCTTCTTCAGACATCTCAAACACGACGAGCACTTCTTTGGGTGACagaaattaaacatttaaatttgCTAACGATCagattttgcatatatatatatatatatatattgatgaatgtaattatatatatatagatattaatgattaataaatatttggttgcaggttgagagggtgatgaAAGAGCAAAACATGCTTGATGTGCTTCTCATTGTCCAAATGAGTCTCCAACTCTTATCTGAGAAAGTTGTTCAGATTCAAATTCACAGGTACCTTCATTTCATTAAACAATCCTACTTAATAACCCTTCTTTGATTGTTTTCCATGCATACATAGAACcatataaaataaagttttattaaCAAGGTTTTTGATTAACCAAAAGTATTACTTATTTGGGATCAGATGTTGCTTCTTCATATATACTGCGTAGGAACAAAAACCTAGAAACAGTTAAACCCTAATAAAttctaaaactatatatataattctagcTACCCTAAAACCTCTTCTCAGCTagttatatgtgtatatatatacagattgTGTCCTAATGAGTTGAGAGAAGTAGTGGCAAGCTTGATTTTTGCAGCACCAAGGTGTGGAGAATGCCCTCAACTAAGAAAACTGAGCTTACGACTTCAGTCATGGTTTCTCAAACACTCATTTGCAACTGCAACTGAAGCTAATCAGCAGGTAgtataattgaaattaaaaacttCAATCAAACACTACCATTAATcttatatttctctttcttcagtctagtttttttttaattatttttccttttggattttttttttttttgttgcttaaATAATTAGATGGTGGACTTGCTGTCAACCAAACAGCCAAGCTTGGACAGCCGGTTGCAGGCCCTGCATCTCATTGCAAAAGACAATGGAATCACTCTCAATCCTAACAACATTCTCTTGTCTGAATTTgattgaaactttttttttattatttctttctttctgattgaattgttcttctttgtttgtcataagtctttgcttgttttattttattttttattgttcatgCGTATATTtgcaaacatatataataaatttgtttgAACTGAAAATCTTGTTCTTGCAAGTGTTCCTAtgcaattatatattttgtaggggtacatatatatatatatacgaaaagctgttatcattttatttattagtttattattattataatgtgtGAGAGAACGCCGAGTTTTGTTTGCAAGACATCAGCTTTGACAaaataagtagaagaagaagaatatggaGCAATCTTGCACACTCCTTAAGTTGCAGGGTATGTGCAATTTATATTGTCATAGAAGGAAACGGTTAATATGAAATTACAAATCATGTGACAACATGTAAGCCATCCACTATGTGCTAGATCCTAAAGACCAGGAATTACAACTATATTACAAAGACTTGGTCATTTCAACACCTTGTCTCAATCTCaacttataaaaaacaaattgggATTGCTACAGAAATCTAAAAAAACTCTGAATTGACAGTGGTTTAGTAAATATGTTAGCTATTGATCCTAAGAAGAAATGAACTTTATCTTAAGCATTCTACGCGCAATCCTTTCTCGTACAAAGTGGAAATCCACTTCGATATGTTTGGTATGTGCGTGAAAAATAGGACTAGCAGAGAGGTAGGTTGCTCTCAGGTTGTCGCACCACAGAGACAATGGTCTCGATTGAAATACTCCTAGCTCTTGCAACAATGATTTTATCTAGATCACTTCAATCGTTGCATTTGCCAAAGCTTTATATTCTGATTCAGTACTAGAACATGATACTATAGCTAGTTTGCCAGAGCTCCAAGAGATCAAATtactttcaaaataaacatcatatCCTCTTGTGGACATACGATCGTCAGAACACCCTGCCCAATCGGCAATCTGCATCTGAAAATGCACTAACAAGGGTATAATCTGACTTCTTGATGAATAAGCCTAAGTCACAAATATGTTTCAAGTATCTGAGAATGCGCTTCATTGTTGTCCAATGATCATTCGTAGGTGAATGCAAGTACTAACAAACCTTCTTTACTGAGTAAGTAATGTCAAGCTGAGTCATCATCAAATATTGTAATGTCATAACAGTGCTTCTATATCTTGTAGCTTCTTTGTCAGATACACCTGTGCCTTTTGTCTTGGACAACTTGTTGTGGATGCCATAGGAGTAGTAATAGGCTTGCAGTTTTCCATATCGACTCGCTTTAATACATCTCCAATATACTTGCATTGTGACAATATAATGCCATAAGCTCTGTGCAGCACCTCAACTCCCAGAAAGTAATGAAGACCACCTAGGTCTTTTGTAGCAAAATCCTTATGCAAATGCTGAACAAGTTCATCAATGGCTTAAGGAGACGAACTAGTAATAATTATATCATCTACATAAATGAGTACATAGATGATCTATCCATCACAGTTGTATATAAACAAAGAGGTATCTGCTATAGATGGTGCAAATCCCAGTTCATGTAGCTTTGAGCTGAGCCTAGAAAACCATGCTCGGGATGCTTGTTTAAGCCCATAAATAGCCTTATCCAACTTGCTGAGATAATGTGGGAACTTGACATCTTCAAAACCAGATGGTTGTTTCATGTAAATGTCTTTTTTCAAAACACCATGTAGAAAGGCATTTTGGATATTTACTTGtattaaattctaaattattGAAATTGTTAAGGCAAGAATGAGCCTAATTGTTGCCGGCTTAACAACAAGACTAAAAGTATCTTCATAATCTATGCCATACCTCTGTTTGAATCCCTTGGCGACAAACCGAGCTTTATAAATGTCAATTGAGCCATCTGGTTTTCTCTTGAGCTTGAAAACCCATTTAGAATCAATAACATTCAAGCCACAGTAAGAAGGAACTAAGTGCTAAGTTTTATTCTTCAAAAGAGCTGCGTACTCAACATCCATAGCTTGACACCAGTTTTCATCCTGTAAAGTGTCAGTGTGGCAGGATGGTTCAAGAGCAACAATGAATGCTCTCTTCTTTGTTGAGCAGCGTACAATACTATCAGTGTACTGTTTTGGCTTCTGAATATTGTCCTATAGTCTGGTACGCATGCCTTGATGTTGTCCTCGTGAATGTTTTAAAACAACATAGTCATCTGTAGTATCATTAGTGACAAAAGGAGTGGATTGGTTTCTACCATCCACATGATCGCCCTCAGAATTTGAGGTAGGAGATGAAGAGGAAGTTCGTGGTTGTTCAAGTGATTGACATAGAGACGGAAGAGATAGAAGGACATCAGTCTGATCGGAAATAGTAGGGTGAGAATTATGATCTGAAGTAAAAGGGAATactttttcatcaaaaaaacaCCTCTGGAAATATATACATGACCAGTGGGTTTATAAAGACATTTATATCAGTGTAGTTAGAATCGTACGGTTCTCGATACGAACCTTACGATTCATATCGTTTTTCATCCGTAACGGTCCGAATCTTATAAAAGAATCGAAATTGATCTAGAATCGTGAATGAATCGTTTGAATCTGTCTCGAATCGATATGAATCGAGAAGATTAACGATTCCTAGTTAATacaagttttgaattaaaaaaaagggggaaaatcaaaggaaaatgaagaataaaaagagtaagaaacataggaggaaggagaaattttgttgttttattccaACATCCTCAACAAAGGCATTTTAtaccatctcttcatctttcttgacattcttctctttttcttttaaattctttcttatAATGTATGCGAtcaactattttaattattataaaaattttttaaattagtgattatttaattaatatttaaatttgttatccaaaaacaaattcaaagattaattaaaagataatgttttttttttaattttaatatcaaattaatttgttatcttaaaactCTTGTTATGGAaagaaatctttttaatttaaaaactaatctttaacataatttaatctttttgtgtttattctattaatttttaaatctgaactatttttgaaataactaatgttttttttaaatatatataggtttgctTAATACTTGAAAATGTCTTCTAAGCTCAAAACAGGATCTCAAACTAAGAAAATGTCTTCCGaactagtttatatttaattcatgacttagaaaaatttttatttttttattttttatataatcatgttatatatatatatatatatatatatgactttgaAATGTTGAACCGAATCTTACGATTCGATTCGATTCACGATACTCGATtcacaaatttagaatttcgATTCACGATTCGAATCTCGATTTGACTACCTTGATTTATATCCCTTCTACAAGTGGCTATAACCAAGAAACACATATTGTTGTGatcaaaattgtaatttgaGTGAATTATAAGGCCGTAAATTAGGCCAACATGCACAACCAAAGGTTTTAAGTAAAGAATAATCAGATTTTCTATTAAAGAGCTTTTGTAGAGGAGTTGCAAACTGAATAACACGACTAGGAAGTTGGTTAATGAGAAGACATGCAATTTGAAATGCTTCATCCCAAAACTTCAGAGGTATTTAAGCTTGAGAGAGAAGTGAGAGTCCTACTTCTACAATgtgtctatgttttctttctgatgACCCATTTTGTTGATGAGGATAGGGACATAAAACCTTATGTTTGATGCTAATTTGCTGAAAATGTTTATGAAAAGTTTGGTATTGCCCACCCCAGTCAGATTGGACACATAAGATTACCTTATTAAACAACCTTTTAACATGCTTCTGaaattaaatggaaacttgagcAACATCATATTTACACTTAAGACAATATATCCAAGTGAATTTgttgaaatcatatataaaactaACATAATATTTGTTTCCCCCTACTGAAGTTAAGGCAGGGCCCTATACATTAGTGAACACAAGCTCAAGAGGAGAAAAACAAACATTGTT is a genomic window containing:
- the LOC120278669 gene encoding uncharacterized protein LOC120278669, encoding MQMLGSKRISKKKLNGLLLSSISETANLIKMHQEHQTIAEADVVHLLQTSQTRRALLWVERVMKEQNMLDVLLIVQMSLQLLSEKVVQIQIHRLCPNELREVVASLIFAAPRCGECPQLRKLSLRLQSWFLKHSFATATEANQQMVDLLSTKQPSLDSRLQALHLIAKDNGITLNPNNILLSEFD